The stretch of DNA GTGGAGCAGGAGATCAGTTCCGTACAGCGAAGCCAGGCGCAGTCGCTGACGCCGACAATTTCGCAGAGGCGCGTCAGCTCGACCGTTTCGGTGAGCAGCGGCCAGACAGTGATGCTCGGAGGATTGATTAGCGAACGCCAGCAGCGGGGCCGCGATGGCCTGCCAATTCTCGGCGACCTTCCGTTGGTCGGTGATGCGTTCCGGTCCAACCAGAATGCCGCTACGCGCACCGAACTCATCATCCTGATTCGGCCGCAGGTCATTCGTGACAGTATGGATGCGCAAAACGTGGCCGAGCAGATGCGATCGCAATTGCGGTTGATGAACGAACCGTCTAAGAACGTGCCGCTGCGGCGGCCTGCCAAGTCAGTCATCGAATGAAGACATTCACTGCACGACCCCAGGCCATCGCGGTCGTGGCAAGCGTCGTCGGCGCAGTGACGTTTCCGCCAGTTGCCGGGGAAACCGCATACACATTGGTCGTATGGGCCGCGCTGTGCCTGCTGGCGGCGGCGATCGCAGTTCATGATCTCGCGACGATGCTCATACCCGACCGCTATACGCTTGGAATCCTTCTTGTCGGCTTTGCCGAGTGGCTGTTCGCGTCAGAGGACGTTAAGATGCTTGCCGTGTATGTGTGCGCCGCTCTATTGCTGGCAGGGTCGCTTTGGCTGTTCGATATATTGTACGAGCGCCTGCGCGGTCAGACCGGGCTCGGAATGGGCGATATCAAGCTGCTTGGAGCATCAGCACTGCTCCTTGGGATATCCGGGACCGGCGTTCAGATCATGCTTGCCGCCTTGGCTGCGCTGACTTTTATCTTGTTGCGAGCGATACGCCTGCGCAGACCGTTGCGTGCCGTGGCGAAGGTTCCTTTCGGCACCTTCCTCGCGCCAGCACTGGTCATTGTCTGGGCGTGGCTGCCCGCCGCAGGGTAATCACATTGATCGGGTCGGGGAGGACAATATCTTGATTTCGCCGGGGTTGTGGCATCACTTTTTGTGGAGGCAGGTGGGCGTCAAGTCGTCAAACACCCAGCGGGGTACAATCCTCGTCAGTGTCCTGTGGATCATGATTTTCCTGGGGTTTCTTGCCGTCATTCTTCGGGTGCAGTTGACCGGGGTCGTGGCCAGCGTGCGGGTCACGGAAGACAAGGCGTCAGCGCGCATTCTGGCGGAAGCCGGGCTCTCTCTGGCTGTGGCCGAGATTCGCGCGGGCCCGCCCGACGGTGTGGACAGGCTGAGCGATCAGATATCGTCCACAATCACCTTACCGGCGGGAGTCGCTTCCGTCTCTGCTACAAATGAAGCCTTGCGGATTGATCTTAATACCGCCGAACAGCCGCTGATCATTGGTGCGCTGCGAGCGGCTGGTGCCGCTCCCGCAGCCGCAGACGATCTGGCGAGAGGGATCATCGCCCGCCGCTCGGGGGCGACAAATGGACAGCCGGTTGGCCCCACTTCGCCGCAACCTGTAGGCAATAAAAAGTTATTTCAGACCGTTTCCGAACTCGCGGTCTTCCCGGGAATAACGCCCAATATTGCCATTGCTATCGACCGCTATCTTACCGTTTCATCCGGCTTGTCCGGCGTTCGCCTCGAAGCACTCGATGATCGATTGCTGGGTGCCATTCCCAGCCTCTCTCCATCGGTGCGAAAGGCAATCTCGGATTTTGATGCCGGTCGTCTGTCGCGCGAGCAACTCAACCACGCGCTTGCAGGGGTGAATTTCAACACACCCGCGCAAGCACAAAGCTGGCGTGTGGTTCTCAGAACGAACCTGCAGTCGGGCTACAGTGAATCCTTCGAGGCGTTGATACTTGTATCAGCTGCTGACAAGGTAGCCTACCGGGTGCTTGAATGGCGTCGCACAGCAACCGAACTGGAATGAATGTC from Brucella sp. BE17 encodes:
- a CDS encoding A24 family peptidase; its protein translation is MKTFTARPQAIAVVASVVGAVTFPPVAGETAYTLVVWAALCLLAAAIAVHDLATMLIPDRYTLGILLVGFAEWLFASEDVKMLAVYVCAALLLAGSLWLFDILYERLRGQTGLGMGDIKLLGASALLLGISGTGVQIMLAALAALTFILLRAIRLRRPLRAVAKVPFGTFLAPALVIVWAWLPAAG